In Saccharomonospora marina XMU15, one genomic interval encodes:
- a CDS encoding magnesium chelatase subunit D family protein has protein sequence MTPFPFTAVVGMEQLRLALLLSAISPAIGGVLVRGEKGTAKSTMVRALAELLPRVEVVDGCRFSCDPQRPDPACPDGPHPRDVSRRSRPARLVELPVGAAEERVVGSLDLERALRDGAADFQPGLLAGAHRGLLYVDEVNLLQDHLVDTLLDAAAMGRATVEREGVSVSHAARFVLIGTMNPEEGELRPQLLDRFGLTVEVSSSREPQQRAEVVRRRIAYEADPDGFAARFRDCDAALADDISAAVGLLPRVSLGEEALLRIARVCAEFEVDGMRADIVTARTACAHAAWCGRDSVTVEDIRVAAGLALPHRRRRNPFDAPGIDPGELERALADPPEQGPPDDDPGSGTRQPGEEGEQRTSDRMPPGEHGSHPEGGDGGEQPGGGGQRRVGSGSPYRARLFTVRGTGAGASGRRSAAVTDTGRVVGTQPLGVRTGAPRLAATILAAALRQRMRERAGNALPVRPRDLRYARRQGKEGNLVLFCVDASGSMGARQRMREVKAAVLSLLLDAYRRRDKVGLVTFRARGAELALPPTGSVEAAAARLEALPTGGRTPLAEGLLRAAETLRVEAMRDPRRRPLLVVVTDGRATGGADAVSRSHAAADLLARTGVASVVMDCESGRMRLGLAAELAARLGAEHVRLGEVAADSLVREVSSRAGRIGRAA, from the coding sequence GTGACGCCGTTCCCCTTCACAGCCGTCGTCGGGATGGAACAGCTACGGCTGGCGTTGCTGCTGTCGGCGATCTCACCGGCGATCGGTGGGGTGCTGGTGCGCGGCGAGAAGGGCACAGCGAAGTCCACAATGGTCCGTGCGCTCGCCGAGCTGCTGCCACGGGTGGAGGTGGTCGACGGCTGCCGGTTCTCCTGCGACCCGCAACGGCCTGACCCTGCCTGCCCGGACGGGCCGCACCCTCGCGACGTTTCCCGTCGTAGCAGGCCTGCCAGGCTGGTGGAGTTGCCCGTCGGTGCTGCGGAGGAACGGGTGGTCGGCTCGCTGGATCTGGAACGCGCGCTGCGCGACGGCGCGGCCGACTTCCAGCCGGGGTTGCTGGCGGGTGCGCACCGTGGCCTGCTGTACGTCGACGAGGTCAACCTGTTGCAGGACCACCTTGTCGACACCCTGCTGGACGCGGCGGCGATGGGGCGCGCCACCGTCGAGCGGGAGGGCGTCTCGGTGTCGCACGCCGCGCGGTTCGTGCTCATCGGCACCATGAACCCGGAGGAGGGGGAGCTGCGGCCGCAACTGCTCGACCGCTTCGGGCTCACCGTGGAGGTGAGCTCCAGCCGCGAACCCCAGCAGCGAGCCGAGGTGGTGCGCCGCCGGATCGCCTACGAGGCCGACCCGGACGGCTTCGCGGCCCGCTTCCGTGACTGCGATGCCGCGCTGGCCGACGACATCAGCGCCGCGGTCGGGCTGCTGCCGCGCGTGTCGCTCGGTGAGGAGGCGTTGCTGCGCATCGCCAGGGTGTGCGCCGAGTTCGAGGTGGACGGCATGCGCGCCGACATCGTCACCGCCCGCACCGCATGTGCGCACGCGGCATGGTGTGGCCGGGACTCGGTGACCGTGGAGGACATCAGGGTGGCCGCGGGGTTGGCGTTGCCGCATCGGCGAAGGCGTAACCCGTTCGACGCGCCGGGCATCGACCCCGGTGAGCTGGAGCGGGCGCTTGCCGATCCACCGGAGCAGGGCCCGCCCGACGACGACCCGGGCTCGGGAACGCGGCAACCGGGTGAGGAGGGCGAGCAGCGCACCAGCGACCGGATGCCGCCCGGTGAGCACGGTTCGCACCCAGAAGGCGGGGACGGCGGTGAGCAGCCGGGCGGCGGTGGGCAGCGGCGCGTGGGGTCGGGCAGTCCCTACCGCGCGAGGTTGTTCACCGTGCGCGGCACCGGAGCGGGCGCCAGCGGTCGCCGCTCCGCGGCCGTCACCGACACCGGGCGGGTCGTCGGCACGCAACCCCTCGGCGTGCGCACCGGCGCGCCCCGGTTGGCCGCCACGATCCTCGCAGCGGCACTGCGGCAGCGGATGCGCGAGCGGGCAGGCAACGCGCTGCCGGTGCGGCCACGCGATCTGCGCTATGCGCGCAGGCAAGGTAAGGAAGGCAATCTCGTGCTGTTCTGTGTGGACGCCTCGGGTTCGATGGGCGCGCGGCAGCGGATGCGCGAGGTGAAGGCAGCGGTGCTTTCGCTGCTGCTTGACGCCTACCGGCGGCGCGACAAGGTGGGGCTGGTGACCTTCCGGGCGCGCGGAGCGGAATTGGCGCTGCCGCCCACCGGGAGCGTGGAGGCGGCTGCCGCGCGGCTGGAGGCGCTGCCGACCGGCGGTCGCACCCCGCTGGCGGAAGGTCTGTTGCGGGCGGCCGAGACGCTGCGGGTCGAGGCGATGCGCGACCCGAGGCGGCGACCGCTGCTGGTGGTGGTCACCGACGGCCGCGCCACCGGCGGCGCCGACGCGGTGTCGCGCTCCCACGCCGCCGCCGACCTGCTCGCGCGCACCGGAGTAGCGAGTGTGGTGATGGACTGCGAGAGTGGGCGGATGCGGCTCGGTCTGGCCGCCGAACTCGCCGCTCGCCTCGGCGCCGAGCATGTCCGGCTCGGCGAGGTGGCCGCGGACTCGCTCGTCCGAGAGGTCAGCAGCAGGGCAGGACGTATCGGCAGGGCCGCCTGA
- a CDS encoding bifunctional cobalt-precorrin-7 (C(5))-methyltransferase/cobalt-precorrin-6B (C(15))-methyltransferase yields MTIAVVGIGADGWPGLPREGRSEVEACEVLLGGRRQLGLVPDGGYRKVAWPSPLLPSLDGVLAEHAGRRICVLASGDPLLSGIGTTLVRRLGAHRVRIVPGVSSVALARARLCWPAEEVQVISAVGRSPHRVLRVAGDGRRALVLSSDGSTPTTVAALLTEHGFGASRLTVLEELGGPGERRLEGRALDWPHPTCAALNVLAVEFTGPRGLPALPGLPDSVFEHDGQLTKRDVRASVLARLAPLPGELLWDVGAGAGSVAVEWARAHPANTAIAVESRPGRAARIARNAERLGARVDVVTGSAPEALAGLPAPDAVFVGGGVTAPGVLPACWDALGEGGRLVANGVTVQAEQELARAHAEFGGELTRLAIEHAAPLGGFTGWTPARTVTQWSVVKETGQTREVHA; encoded by the coding sequence GTGACGATCGCGGTGGTGGGTATCGGGGCCGACGGCTGGCCCGGCCTGCCTCGGGAAGGCAGGTCCGAGGTCGAGGCGTGTGAGGTGCTGCTCGGTGGGCGAAGGCAGCTCGGTCTCGTGCCGGACGGCGGCTACCGGAAGGTGGCGTGGCCGAGCCCGCTGCTGCCATCGCTGGACGGCGTTCTCGCCGAACACGCGGGTCGCCGGATCTGCGTGCTGGCCAGCGGAGATCCGCTGCTTTCCGGTATCGGCACCACGCTGGTGCGCAGACTCGGCGCGCACCGGGTTCGCATCGTGCCCGGTGTGTCGTCGGTGGCGCTGGCGCGGGCGCGGCTGTGCTGGCCCGCCGAGGAGGTGCAGGTGATCAGCGCGGTCGGCCGCTCGCCGCACCGCGTGTTGCGTGTCGCGGGCGACGGCCGAAGGGCGCTGGTGCTCAGCTCCGACGGCTCCACCCCCACCACGGTGGCGGCACTGCTGACCGAGCACGGGTTCGGCGCGAGCAGGCTCACGGTGCTCGAGGAACTCGGCGGGCCCGGTGAGCGGCGGCTGGAGGGCCGCGCGCTGGACTGGCCGCATCCGACGTGCGCGGCGTTGAACGTGCTCGCCGTCGAGTTCACAGGTCCGCGAGGCTTGCCCGCGCTGCCCGGGTTGCCGGATTCCGTCTTCGAACACGACGGCCAGCTCACCAAGCGGGACGTGCGGGCGAGCGTGCTGGCGCGGCTGGCACCGTTGCCCGGCGAGTTGTTGTGGGACGTCGGCGCGGGCGCGGGAAGCGTCGCCGTGGAGTGGGCTCGCGCGCACCCGGCGAACACCGCGATCGCGGTGGAGTCGAGGCCGGGGCGTGCGGCACGCATTGCCCGCAACGCCGAGCGGCTCGGCGCGCGGGTGGACGTCGTGACCGGTTCGGCACCGGAGGCGCTCGCCGGTCTGCCTGCGCCGGACGCGGTGTTCGTCGGCGGCGGGGTCACCGCACCAGGCGTGCTGCCTGCCTGCTGGGACGCGCTCGGGGAAGGCGGAAGGCTGGTCGCCAACGGCGTGACGGTGCAGGCCGAGCAGGAACTCGCGCGGGCCCACGCCGAGTTCGGCGGCGAGCTGACCAGGTTGGCCATCGAGCACGCCGCACCGCTCGGTGGCTTCACCGGCTGGACGCCCGCGCGCACGGTGACCCAGTGGAGCGTGGTGAAGGAAACCGGGCAAACCAGGGAGGTCCACGCGTGA
- the cobC gene encoding Rv2231c family pyridoxal phosphate-dependent protein CobC, protein MLELLRWHGDREVADGLVDLAVNVRLPQPPEWLRRELRDCLDGLAAYPDVRGARRAIAARHGRDPDDVLPTAGAAEAFTLLASALRPRTAVVVHPQFTEPEAALRAAGHRVRHVLLRARDGFELTADAVPADADLVFVGNPTNPTSVLHPARALRRLAVPGRVLVVDEAFLDAVPGEPESLAHARLPGVVVLRSLTKTWGIAGLRAGYVLGEPELIERLRAVQPPWSVSTPAAVAMVACSRPQALQQAAANARAARDELAGLVAGLRALGVEVAGTPRAPFVLIRVPDGLGVRARLRAAGYAVRRGDTFPGLGADWLRIAVRADMAGFLTALRAALPASRDLP, encoded by the coding sequence ATGCTTGAGTTGTTGCGGTGGCACGGCGACAGGGAGGTGGCCGACGGCCTTGTCGATCTCGCCGTCAACGTCCGGCTGCCGCAACCGCCCGAGTGGCTGCGCCGCGAGCTTCGAGACTGTCTCGACGGGTTGGCCGCCTACCCCGACGTGCGCGGGGCGCGGCGTGCCATCGCCGCTCGGCACGGCCGCGACCCGGACGACGTGCTGCCCACGGCTGGTGCCGCCGAGGCGTTCACGCTGCTGGCTTCGGCGCTGCGGCCGCGAACGGCGGTTGTGGTGCACCCGCAGTTCACCGAGCCGGAGGCGGCGCTGCGTGCTGCCGGACACCGGGTGCGGCACGTGTTGCTGCGTGCCCGTGACGGGTTCGAGTTGACCGCCGACGCGGTGCCCGCCGACGCCGACCTGGTGTTCGTCGGCAACCCGACCAACCCGACATCGGTGCTGCACCCCGCGCGGGCGCTGCGCAGGCTTGCCGTCCCCGGCCGGGTTCTCGTCGTGGACGAGGCGTTCCTCGATGCCGTGCCCGGCGAACCGGAAAGCCTGGCGCACGCCCGGCTGCCCGGCGTGGTGGTGCTGCGAAGCCTCACCAAGACCTGGGGGATCGCGGGGCTTCGTGCGGGCTACGTGTTGGGCGAGCCGGAACTGATCGAGCGGCTTCGTGCCGTGCAGCCACCGTGGTCGGTTTCCACGCCTGCGGCCGTGGCGATGGTGGCATGCAGCCGCCCGCAGGCGCTGCAGCAGGCGGCAGCCAACGCCCGTGCGGCGCGTGACGAACTCGCCGGACTGGTGGCGGGCCTGCGCGCGCTGGGGGTGGAGGTCGCGGGCACACCGCGTGCGCCGTTCGTGCTGATCAGGGTCCCTGACGGGCTCGGCGTCCGCGCCCGGCTTCGGGCGGCGGGTTACGCGGTGCGAAGAGGCGACACCTTCCCCGGCCTCGGGGCGGACTGGCTTCGCATCGCGGTGAGAGCTGACATGGCAGGCTTCCTCACCGCCCTGCGTGCCGCGCTGCCCGCGAGCCGAGACCTGCCCTAG
- the cobM gene encoding precorrin-4 C(11)-methyltransferase — translation MTVHFVGAGPGSADLITVRGQRLLARCGVCLYPGSLTPADLLAHCPAGARLVDTARLTLEEIVDELLRGHREGHEVVRLCSGDPSIYSAVAEQARRLDAAGVPYDVTPGVPAFAAAAAVLGSELTVPEVGQSLVITRARARSTAMPPGEDLATLGASGTTMALHLAVNRIEQVVAELLPRYGPDCPAAAVALASQPGEVVVRGTLADIAEQVREAGITRAAVIFVGRVLAAADFPDSFLYSAARERA, via the coding sequence GTGACCGTGCATTTCGTCGGTGCGGGACCGGGTTCGGCCGACCTGATCACCGTGCGCGGGCAGCGGCTGCTCGCTCGCTGCGGGGTCTGCCTCTACCCGGGCAGCCTCACCCCTGCCGACCTGCTGGCGCACTGCCCCGCGGGCGCGAGGTTGGTCGACACCGCGCGGCTGACGCTGGAGGAGATCGTCGACGAGTTGCTGCGCGGCCACCGCGAGGGGCACGAGGTGGTACGGCTGTGCTCGGGCGACCCCTCCATCTACAGCGCCGTGGCCGAGCAGGCGCGGCGGTTGGACGCGGCGGGCGTGCCCTACGACGTGACCCCCGGCGTGCCCGCCTTCGCCGCGGCCGCGGCCGTGCTCGGCAGCGAACTGACCGTGCCCGAGGTAGGGCAGAGCCTCGTCATCACCAGGGCACGGGCACGCTCCACCGCCATGCCACCCGGCGAGGACCTCGCCACGCTCGGCGCGAGCGGCACGACGATGGCGCTGCACCTCGCTGTCAACCGGATCGAGCAGGTAGTGGCCGAACTGCTGCCGCGCTACGGGCCCGACTGCCCGGCGGCGGCGGTCGCGCTGGCCAGCCAACCCGGCGAGGTCGTGGTGCGAGGCACGCTGGCCGACATCGCCGAACAGGTGCGCGAGGCGGGCATCACCCGCGCCGCCGTGATCTTCGTCGGGCGGGTGCTGGCGGCGGCCGACTTCCCGGACAGCTTCCTGTACTCCGCCGCCCGCGAGCGGGCCTGA
- the cobT gene encoding nicotinate-nucleotide--dimethylbenzimidazole phosphoribosyltransferase yields MRFDIPEPDASARLAARQRLAGLVKPLGALGTLEELAEWLSAAHGSVPPRPLDDVRVVVFAGDHGVSASAEVSAYPRQITAAMVRVFLSGTSGVNVLAAQVGARVRVLDIAVDADLPDVPAQVRAFKVRRGSGSIDVADALAPGQAEQAFRAGMAVADEEVDAGADLLIPGDMGIGNTTVAAALVAATLGLPAAEVVGGGTGVDEEGRARKVAVVEAALTRATGRFTDPFDLLTALGSACAAATAGFLVQGAARGVPVLLDGVFSGAAALVARDIAPGAQRWWLAGHRSTEPSQHYALKALGLRPILDLGLRLGEGSGAVQAVPVLRSARAVLADMGLLADLA; encoded by the coding sequence ATGAGGTTCGACATCCCGGAGCCGGACGCCTCCGCCCGACTGGCCGCAAGGCAGCGCCTCGCGGGCCTTGTGAAGCCACTCGGCGCGCTGGGGACGCTGGAGGAGTTGGCCGAGTGGCTTTCCGCGGCGCACGGCAGCGTCCCGCCACGGCCGCTTGACGACGTGCGCGTCGTGGTGTTCGCCGGCGACCACGGGGTGTCGGCCTCCGCCGAGGTGTCGGCCTACCCGAGGCAGATCACGGCCGCGATGGTGCGGGTGTTCCTGTCCGGCACCAGCGGGGTGAACGTGCTGGCCGCCCAGGTGGGCGCCAGGGTGCGGGTGCTGGACATCGCCGTGGACGCGGACCTGCCCGACGTGCCCGCACAGGTGCGCGCCTTCAAGGTGCGGCGCGGTTCCGGTTCGATCGACGTCGCCGACGCGCTGGCTCCCGGCCAGGCCGAGCAGGCGTTTCGTGCCGGGATGGCCGTCGCGGACGAGGAGGTGGACGCGGGTGCGGACCTGCTCATCCCCGGTGACATGGGGATCGGCAACACGACGGTGGCAGCCGCGCTGGTCGCCGCCACGCTCGGGTTGCCCGCGGCCGAGGTGGTAGGCGGCGGCACCGGCGTCGACGAGGAAGGCAGGGCCCGCAAGGTCGCCGTGGTCGAAGCGGCGCTCACCAGGGCCACCGGCCGGTTCACCGACCCGTTCGACCTGCTCACGGCGCTCGGCAGCGCGTGCGCGGCGGCGACGGCGGGCTTCCTCGTACAGGGCGCGGCGCGCGGTGTCCCGGTGCTGCTCGACGGCGTGTTCTCCGGTGCGGCCGCGCTCGTCGCACGCGACATCGCTCCCGGCGCGCAGCGGTGGTGGCTGGCCGGGCACCGTTCCACCGAGCCCTCCCAGCACTACGCCCTCAAGGCGCTCGGCCTGCGACCGATCCTCGACCTGGGGCTTCGGCTCGGCGAGGGCAGCGGTGCCGTGCAGGCCGTGCCCGTGCTGCGGTCGGCCCGAGCCGTGCTGGCGGACATGGGTTTGCTGGCCGACCTCGCCTGA
- the cobO gene encoding cob(I)yrinic acid a,c-diamide adenosyltransferase — protein sequence MPKGKPANVPDDGLTTRQRRNRPVLAVHTGDMKGKSTAAFGMALRAWNQGWSIGVFQFVKSAKWRVGEEAAFRALDASGAGGRVEWHKMGEGWSWARKRGTEDDHAEDAREGWAEIRRRLAEQRHDFYVLDEFTYPLRWGWIDTDEVVEALTSRPGRQHVVITGRQAPPALVAAADLVVDMTKVKHPMDSGQKGQRGIEW from the coding sequence ATGCCGAAGGGCAAACCGGCCAACGTGCCCGACGACGGGCTCACCACCCGGCAGCGTCGCAACCGCCCGGTGCTCGCCGTCCACACCGGAGACATGAAGGGCAAGTCCACCGCCGCGTTCGGCATGGCGCTACGCGCGTGGAACCAGGGCTGGTCCATCGGGGTGTTCCAGTTCGTCAAGTCCGCCAAGTGGCGGGTCGGCGAGGAGGCCGCGTTCCGCGCACTGGACGCCAGCGGTGCGGGCGGCCGCGTCGAGTGGCACAAGATGGGCGAGGGCTGGAGTTGGGCACGTAAGCGGGGAACCGAGGACGACCACGCCGAGGACGCCCGCGAGGGCTGGGCCGAGATCAGGCGCAGGCTCGCCGAACAGCGGCACGACTTCTACGTGCTCGACGAGTTCACCTACCCGCTGCGGTGGGGCTGGATCGACACCGACGAGGTGGTCGAGGCGCTCACCAGCAGGCCCGGCCGCCAGCACGTGGTGATCACCGGCAGGCAGGCTCCGCCCGCACTGGTGGCGGCGGCGGATCTGGTGGTGGACATGACCAAGGTCAAGCACCCGATGGATTCGGGTCAAAAAGGACAGCGGGGCATCGAGTGGTAG
- a CDS encoding bifunctional adenosylcobinamide kinase/adenosylcobinamide-phosphate guanylyltransferase has protein sequence MTNDSGRRLADAVAARLEAGAAMLRRFGRGGHGNGRVLILGGVRSGKSRYAEQLMVGYNHVVYIAGGLPPTDDDPEWAARVAAHRARRPPHWRTVETSDLAGTLRCTTTPMLVDCLGTWLSRVLDEVGAWQQEQGWQQRVDERLRDFVDAWRTTTVPIVAVSNEVGSGVVPATVSGRIFRDVLGALNTAVAAESHSVRLVVAGRVLRL, from the coding sequence ATGACGAACGATTCCGGGCGCAGACTCGCGGACGCCGTTGCCGCTCGGCTGGAGGCCGGTGCCGCGATGCTGCGCCGCTTCGGTCGCGGCGGCCACGGCAACGGCCGCGTCCTCATCCTCGGTGGTGTCCGATCGGGCAAGTCGCGCTACGCCGAGCAGTTGATGGTCGGCTACAACCATGTCGTCTACATCGCGGGCGGCCTGCCGCCGACCGACGACGACCCGGAATGGGCGGCGCGGGTGGCCGCTCATCGGGCACGCAGGCCACCACACTGGCGAACCGTGGAGACCTCCGATCTGGCGGGAACGCTGCGCTGCACGACCACGCCGATGCTGGTGGACTGCCTCGGCACCTGGCTGAGCAGGGTGCTCGACGAGGTCGGTGCCTGGCAGCAGGAACAGGGCTGGCAACAGCGGGTCGACGAACGGTTGCGGGACTTCGTGGACGCCTGGCGGACCACCACCGTGCCGATCGTGGCCGTCAGCAACGAGGTGGGCTCCGGGGTGGTGCCCGCCACGGTGTCCGGCCGGATCTTCCGCGACGTGCTTGGTGCGTTGAACACGGCGGTGGCCGCCGAATCCCACTCGGTGCGGCTGGTGGTGGCGGGCCGCGTGCTGAGGCTGTGA
- a CDS encoding adenosylcobinamide-GDP ribazoletransferase, whose product MRDSARLALGTLTALPVPAPRKLDQRVAGNAMLLAPVAALPLAATAVLVVLGGELLGLPALVSATLAVAAVALASRGLHLDGLADTADGLAASYDRDRALRVMRSGDSGPAAMVTLLLVLLLQCGALAGAVSAGHGAVAVALAVVAGRGVLVLGCARGVPSAREDGLGATVAGSVALPLAVLVPVSLAGLAVPAPGLPWWQGPLAVLAAFAVAGALLARAVSRFGGVTGDVLGACVESATAAALVVASV is encoded by the coding sequence GTGCGGGACTCGGCGAGGCTGGCGCTTGGCACGCTGACAGCGCTGCCGGTGCCCGCACCTCGGAAGCTGGATCAGCGGGTTGCGGGCAACGCGATGCTGCTGGCACCGGTCGCGGCGCTGCCGCTCGCGGCAACGGCTGTCCTGGTGGTGCTCGGCGGCGAACTGCTCGGGTTGCCCGCGCTGGTGAGTGCCACGCTGGCCGTGGCGGCCGTGGCGCTTGCCAGCAGGGGGCTGCATCTGGACGGGCTCGCCGACACCGCCGACGGGCTGGCGGCGTCCTACGACCGGGATCGGGCGTTGCGGGTCATGCGCAGCGGCGACAGCGGCCCGGCCGCGATGGTGACGCTGCTGCTGGTACTGCTCCTGCAGTGCGGCGCGCTGGCGGGCGCGGTCTCGGCGGGACACGGCGCGGTCGCGGTGGCGCTTGCCGTGGTGGCAGGCCGGGGGGTGCTGGTCCTCGGCTGTGCACGCGGGGTGCCCTCGGCACGCGAAGACGGGCTGGGAGCCACGGTGGCGGGCAGTGTCGCGCTGCCGCTTGCCGTCCTGGTTCCGGTGTCGCTGGCAGGACTGGCCGTGCCCGCACCCGGCTTGCCGTGGTGGCAGGGTCCGCTGGCGGTTCTCGCCGCCTTCGCGGTCGCCGGTGCGCTGCTGGCGCGGGCGGTGAGCCGCTTCGGCGGCGTGACCGGTGACGTGCTCGGCGCCTGCGTGGAGTCGGCAACGGCGGCGGCGCTGGTCGTGGCGAGTGTCTAG
- a CDS encoding cobyrinate a,c-diamide synthase — translation MVARIVVAAPGSGHGKTTVATGLMVALRSRGLAVSGHKVGPDFIDPSYHALATGLPPRNLDPFLQGEDRVVPLLLHGARRAELAVLEGVMGLFDGALGTAGYASTAHVAKLVSAPVVLVVDAAAASRSVAALVLGFARYDPDLHLAGVILNKLGSQRHEDEIRAALVPTGIPVLGALRRNPDIHAPSRHLGLVPAAERARESRGLLPRLAEWVAAGVDLDAVVRVARAAPALHGQPWNPADHVSPATRTAVVAAASGSAFTFRYTETTELLDAAGVDVVDLDPTTETRLPPHCAGLYFGGGFPEVHAAELAANEGLRGRLSEAIGRGMPVVAECAGLLYLCRELDGLPMVAALDAVAHMTEGGALGYRRATAASTSLLAESGQPVTGHEFHRTVVRPRHGASAAWRWDGELEGFASPRLHASYLHVHWAGHPELANRFAAAVHA, via the coding sequence GTGGTAGCCAGGATCGTCGTCGCCGCGCCCGGTTCCGGGCACGGCAAGACGACCGTGGCCACCGGGCTGATGGTGGCGCTGCGCTCGCGCGGGCTCGCGGTGTCCGGGCACAAGGTGGGGCCCGACTTCATCGACCCCAGCTACCACGCACTGGCCACCGGGTTGCCGCCACGCAATCTCGACCCTTTCCTGCAAGGTGAGGACCGGGTGGTGCCGCTGCTGCTGCACGGCGCACGGCGCGCGGAACTGGCCGTGCTCGAAGGCGTGATGGGACTGTTCGACGGCGCGCTCGGCACGGCGGGCTACGCCTCCACCGCGCACGTGGCCAAGCTGGTTTCCGCGCCGGTGGTGCTGGTGGTGGACGCGGCCGCCGCCAGCCGCAGCGTCGCGGCACTGGTGCTGGGATTCGCACGCTACGACCCGGACCTGCACCTCGCCGGGGTGATCCTGAACAAACTGGGCTCGCAGCGCCACGAGGACGAGATCCGGGCCGCGCTGGTGCCTACCGGTATCCCCGTGCTCGGCGCGCTGCGGCGTAACCCGGACATCCACGCGCCGAGCAGGCACCTCGGGCTCGTTCCCGCGGCGGAACGAGCCCGGGAGTCACGCGGCCTGCTGCCCCGGCTCGCCGAGTGGGTCGCAGCCGGCGTCGACCTCGACGCCGTGGTGCGGGTGGCGCGCGCCGCACCGGCACTGCACGGCCAACCGTGGAATCCCGCCGACCACGTCAGCCCCGCCACCCGCACAGCGGTGGTCGCCGCGGCCTCCGGCAGCGCGTTCACCTTCCGCTACACCGAGACCACCGAACTGCTCGACGCGGCGGGGGTGGACGTGGTCGACCTCGACCCCACCACCGAGACCCGGCTGCCCCCGCACTGTGCCGGGCTGTACTTCGGCGGTGGCTTTCCCGAGGTGCACGCTGCCGAACTCGCGGCCAACGAAGGGTTGCGCGGCAGGCTGTCCGAAGCGATCGGGCGTGGGATGCCGGTGGTGGCCGAATGCGCCGGACTGCTGTACCTGTGCCGGGAACTGGACGGGCTGCCGATGGTGGCAGCGCTCGACGCGGTCGCGCACATGACGGAGGGCGGGGCGCTGGGCTACCGGCGCGCGACGGCGGCGTCGACGTCACTGCTCGCCGAGTCCGGTCAGCCCGTCACCGGCCACGAGTTCCACCGCACCGTGGTCCGGCCCAGGCATGGCGCCTCGGCGGCGTGGCGCTGGGACGGGGAGTTGGAGGGCTTCGCCTCGCCGAGGCTGCACGCGTCCTACCTGCACGTGCACTGGGCTGGCCACCCCGAGTTGGCGAACCGGTTCGCGGCGGCCGTCCATGCTTGA
- a CDS encoding cobalamin biosynthesis protein, which translates to MILPRRATAAGIVAGHAADAIFGDPRRGHPVACFGTLAAALEQRVWSDSRGSGAGYAAACVGAAVGVGTALQAVTARHPLARLVTTAVATWAVLGARGLAREGEVMAQLLESGRIDAARARLSHLCGRDATGLGSSELARAATESIAENTSDAVVAPLLWGGLAGIPGLLGYRALNTLDAMVGHRSPRYERFGWAAARADDIANLVPARLSAAAAVVSARLVGGNAGGALRAWRRDAGKHPSPNAGQVEAAFAGALGVRLGGSNRYGDRVEHRGTLGDGPAPGPQELRRAVRLSRLVGLAALALAASARYR; encoded by the coding sequence GTGATCCTTCCTCGTCGCGCCACCGCTGCCGGAATCGTCGCAGGCCACGCCGCTGACGCGATTTTCGGTGACCCGCGTCGCGGGCACCCGGTCGCCTGCTTCGGCACGCTCGCCGCGGCGCTGGAGCAGCGGGTGTGGTCGGACTCGCGCGGCAGCGGCGCCGGCTACGCGGCCGCATGCGTCGGCGCGGCCGTGGGCGTGGGAACGGCATTGCAAGCGGTCACGGCGCGTCACCCGCTCGCACGGTTGGTCACCACGGCGGTCGCGACCTGGGCCGTGCTGGGTGCGCGGGGCCTCGCGCGGGAAGGCGAGGTCATGGCGCAGTTGCTGGAGTCGGGGCGGATCGACGCCGCCCGAGCACGCCTTTCCCACCTCTGTGGCCGCGACGCGACCGGCCTCGGCAGCAGCGAGCTTGCCCGCGCGGCGACCGAGTCGATAGCGGAGAACACCTCCGACGCGGTCGTCGCCCCGCTGCTGTGGGGCGGGCTGGCCGGCATACCCGGCCTGCTCGGCTACCGGGCGCTCAACACTCTCGACGCTATGGTGGGGCATCGCTCTCCTCGCTACGAGCGGTTCGGCTGGGCCGCCGCGCGGGCCGACGACATCGCCAACCTGGTGCCCGCGCGGCTGAGCGCGGCTGCCGCCGTGGTGTCGGCTCGACTGGTCGGCGGCAACGCGGGCGGGGCGTTGCGGGCGTGGCGGCGCGACGCGGGCAAGCACCCGAGCCCCAACGCGGGGCAGGTCGAGGCGGCGTTCGCGGGTGCGCTGGGGGTCCGACTCGGCGGCAGCAACCGGTACGGCGACCGGGTGGAGCACCGTGGCACGCTCGGCGACGGTCCGGCACCCGGGCCACAGGAACTGCGCAGGGCCGTACGGCTGTCGCGGCTGGTCGGGCTGGCGGCGCTGGCGCTGGCCGCGTCGGCGCGCTATCGCTGA